The region CCTCCTGCGACGCGTGATGGACGGGCTGAACTCCGATCTCTTCTCGCCGCATGAGCCGGGGCTCTTCAAGTGGATCTTCCAGAGGATCGTCGATCAGGGGGACTATTACTTCCACCTCGCCGATCTTCCCTCCTACATCGACCGGCAGAAAGACGTGGAGAAGACCTACCTCGCGCCCCCTCTCTGGCGGGAGAAGGCGATCCTGAACGTCGCCCGCATCGGCAGGTTCTCGAGCGACCGGACGGTGCGCGAGTATGCCGCCGAGATCTGGAAGATCCGCTCGTACTGAGGCGGGGCCGGTTCCGGCTCAACGCGCAAGCGCGGTCTGAATCCCCAGAAACTCCCCGAGGTTCTCCATCGTGAGAAGCCCGACGAGCGTCTCCCCCTGCACGATCGGCAGCGAATGGCACCGGCATTCCTGGAGCCGAAGGAAGACCGATTGCATGAGATCCGAAGGGTGGGCGGTCTGGAACGAGCGGTCCATCACTTCGGAGACCGGCGTCTCCTTTCCCCGCTCGGCGAGCGCCTTGAAGAGGCCGTCCTGCGTCAGTATGCCGGAGATGCGACCGTTCTCGACCACTGGAAAGTCCTTCTGCGATCCGGCGATCGTCGCCTCGATCGCCAGGGCCAGCGAATCGCCGGCCGAGAGCGTACGGAAGTCGGTCAGCATCACGCGGCGGACCGGTATGCCGTGGAGAGCGCTCTTCATCTGGACCATACTCGCCTCCTGCGACGCGCCGAGCCACACGAAGAGCGCGATCAGGATGAGAAACGGATTCGTGAAGAGCCCGACAAACCCGAACACGAGAGCGAGCGCTTGGCCGATCGAGGCGGCGGTCTGCGTGGCGCGCGTGTACTCCATCCGCATCGCAAGAAGAGCGCGGAGAACCCGGCCGCCGTCCATCGGGAAGGCGGGGATCATGTTGAAGAGGACGAGAAAGACGTTGACGAAGAGGAGACGCTCGAGAAACGGCCCGCGCGTCGTCCCTATGCCGGACCAAGGCTCCCATCCGCCCGTCGCGAAGAGCGCGAAACCGAGGAGCGCGGCGATCCCCACGTTCACCGCCGGTCCCGCGAGCGCGACCCACAGTTCTTGCCTCGGATCCTCGGGAATCCTCTCGAGCCGCGCCACTCCGCCGATGGGAAGAAGGATGATGTCGCGGGTGCGGATCCCGTAGCGCCGCGCGGTGAGCGCGTGCCCGTACTCGTGAAGCACGACGCTGAGAAAGAGAAGAAGGAAGAAGCCGACCCCGGACGCGACCGCGACGAGCGAGCGGCTCGCCGCCCAGTAGCTCAGCGCGAGCCAACCGAGAAGCAGAAAGAACGTGACGTGGATGAAGACACCGATCCCGGCGTAGGTTCCGACCTTCCAAGACCATTTCATGGCTGAATCCTCCGGCGGCGGTCTGCGGACCCCGTATTCCATAGATCTATCGCGTCGAAGCGCGTTTCTCAAGCCCGGCTCGCCGTGTTCCGAACGGGCGCGCCCGACGCCGCGTTTGGGCAGGCCTCCGAATGGGAGAGAAGGAGCGGAGATGTCGGATGCCGGACAAGAAAGCTCCTTCCCGATGCTCGGGAAGGAGCCTCTCGTCTCGCCGAGCCGGGCTCGGATGATTCCGATCAGCGAACCAAAGCCATCTGCCGGATCTGGAGGAAGCCGGGCGCCTCGAGCCGAACGAAGTAGATCCCCGAGCCGGCGCTCCTCCCCGAGTCGCTCCGCCCGTCCCATCGGAGATCGTGCGCGCCCGCTTCCGCACGCCCGTCGAAGAGCGTTCTCACGAGACGGCCCGAAACATCGTAGATCCGGAGCGATGCGATCCCCGCGCTCGCCATGTGGAAGGTGATCGCGGTTTCCGGGTTGAACGGGTTCGGACGGCACGGTTCGAGTCCGGTTCTCGCGACCTCCGGCGGGCGATCGGCCACGCCGGTTTCGATCGCGGACGACGCGGTGAGGAGGAAATCGTCCACCGCCGCCTCGACCAGCGATCCGCTTCCGTTGTCGGATGCGACGAACCTGAAGCGCACGGCGCTCGTGAGGTTGATGAGTCCCTCCAGCGGGAAGTCCCTCACCACCCATGCGTTCGTGCTCGCCGTCGTGTTCTCGAGATCCGTCCATGAGGAGCCGTTGTCGGTCGCCTGGACGAGCCACGAGTCCTCGTTCGGATTGGAGCCGATGTTGTTCGTGTACCAAACCGCGTAGCTCACCGATGCGTTGTTGTACCCCTGAAGATCGAAGACCGGCGAGAAGAGCGTCGTCTTCCCGTTGTCCACGTCGTTCGTTCCGGCGGGATCCCCGGGGTTCGCGTTCCCCGTGACGTAACACATCGCGCCGGGCGGGGCCGTGTAGTCGCTGTCCGGCTGCACGGTGTAGCCGCTGTAGGTTGTGCCGACCGGCACCGCGCGGACCCAAATCCCGGACGTCGCGTTATCGTCCGCCGCCCCGACCGTCCATCCCTGGTGGGTTTCGAACTCATCGTCCATCACCGTCTCGATCGGGAAAACGCTGAACTGGTGCACGAGAGACGGCGCCCCCGACGGATCGACCGCCGCGAGCCCGACGCCGTCGGTCGCGTAGACGTAGTATTGGACGACCGTCGGATAGGGCTGCCCGGGGATCTCCGCCTCGTAGTTGTTCCCGTCGACCCAAACGAGCGGAACCGGATACTCGGTAGCATCCCAATTCGTTCGCCAGTAAAGAATCTTCTCGTCGATTCCGGACGGATCCGAGAGGGTCACCGGAATGACGTATGGCCCGAGCGTGTCGTCGGTCGAGGCGTGGGGCGTCGTGACGATCGCGGGGCCCGCGATGTCCGCAAGGTAGAAGTCTCGGACGGTCGTCCCCCCTTCCACGATCACCACGTTCGTAACCGTATCCGGCGCGAAACCCGCCCGGCTCGCGACGACCGTGTAGGTCCCCGGCGGAACCGAGCCGCTGTAGAGGCCGCCTTCTCCCGATGTGAACGAGCGGTCCGCGCCCAGAACCGTGGCCTGCGCCCCCTCGAGCGGGGTGTTCCCGTTTAGCTCGTTGTAGATCGTTCCTTGGAGCGTTCCTGCGGAGAAGTCCCGAAGAGGAAGGAACTTGATCGCGCGGCCGGCCGCCAACGTGGTCGCGCCGCCGGAGTATCGGTTGAAGAAGGTGATCAGAACGCCGTCCGATTGATCATGGTTCTCGATCCCCACGGTCGCGTACCCGTCGGTCGGGTCGTAGTTCGTGATCGTCTGATACTGGTAGACGATGATCCCGTCCCCGGTGCCGGTCGGATGGTGGGCGGGATCATAGAGGATCGCCTGAAACGTCTCGACATAGTTGCCGTAGGATTGCCGCATCTGCTTCCACTCGACGATCCAACGGTGGTTCGCCGCGTCGTACTTCTGGAACACGCGGGAGGACGCGTCCACGTAGAGATCATCCCAGAAGACGGCGAGCATCGCGTCCGGGCCTCCGGCGCCCGGGATCGTCCAGTTCCTGTACGCGACGCTGAACGAGGGGCCCATCGAGATCCACCCGTTCGAGCAGATCGTCGCCTGCGTGTACTCCTCGCCGTAGTAACGGAACGGGAACGGCAGGTTGACGAGGACGGCGGCGTCCATCCCGTCCCCCGTGTCGTTCAGCACGACCTGGGTTCCGCCTCCGCCCTGCGACGGATCGATCTCGATCCACGAATAGGTCGGGGCTTCCGGATAGCCCGTGTCGGTGTTCTCGAAAGCGAGATAGCCGTAACGGTCCGGGCCGGTCGGATCGATCGACGTGACCTGCCCGATCGTGAATCCGAACGTCGCCGTGTCGATCGCTCCGCCGTTGAAGTTCGTGATGAGAAGGAAGTCCGCCGGGTAGCCGTCGTAAGTATCGGAGGCGACGCTGAAGGCGAATCGATCCGCGCTGTTGGTCCCGGTGTTGCCGGCGGTGATCGTTCCAAAGGTCCCGCTCGCGTCGGTCACTGTTAGTTTCGGACTCAAGGAAATGAGCGTTCCGGAAGTCCCGGTCGCCGTCGCGCCGCCGTTGTTGCGGAGGGTGACCTGGAGCTGGACGGTCTCGCCCGGATCGGGCCCGTTCCCTCCGTCGTTGAAGAAGGTCCAGTTCTCCGCAGCCAACGCGGGAGCGACGACGTCGACCTCGACGAGCGAGTGCCAGTTCCCTTGCGGCGACGACGCGTCGAGCCCGAACCGGATCACGTGGCCGTGCGGACATCCGGGCGCGACGACGAAGTCGAAGTCCTCCGCGCACCACGCGGTGCCGGCGGCGGGAATCGTCCCGAAGTCCTCGCTGTTGTCGAGGATCGCGACGAACGGATCGTCTTCCGTAAGAACGGCCGTCACCGACGTGGCGGACGAGGCGGCGTAGTTCCGGAGCTGCACCTTGAGCTCGATCGTCTCGTTCGGGTTGACGATGCCGTCGCCGTTCCCCGAGCTTCCGCCCGACGCGTCGTCGTCCACTTGGACGGCCACCGCTCCGACGTGGTTGTTTCCGGAGATCGTCACCGTCCCGAGATACGCCTTCACGTTGTGTTTCGTCACCGTGAGGAGCATGCTGCCGGAGGTCGTGTTGGAGAGCGGGAGCTCGACGGTCCCGTTCTCTTTCGTGTAGCCGACGGAGTATGTCTCGCTCCCCTTCCAGGCGCACACGACGGCGTCCGCCACCGGCGAGCCTCCCTGGGTCACCGAGACGATGATCGAGTTCGCTCCGATCGCGAGCGTCGAGGAATGCGCGACGTCGACCGTCGCGGGAACCCCGGTCCAGATGTCCACCGCCGGATCGCCCATCAGGTTCATCCAGTGACTGGTCCAGTGCGCGGTGTTCGGCTGCGAGCTGTTGTAGTTCAGATATAGCTCGAGGCGCCCGCGGTCGAGCGCGGCGCCCATCGTGTAGAGCTTCTGGCGGAGAAGCCCGTGGAAGATCCCGTAATAGAGGCAGTTGTTGTAGCGCGTGTGGGTGCCGAGCGTCGCCATCCCGATGGCGCCGATCCCGCCCTTCATGGTGATCGGGGTGCCGAGCGAGCCGGCGCGGAGGAAGCCTTCCGATCGGGACGTTCCTGAGGCGAACGTTCCCGTGTCGCAGGTGATGATGACGACAAAGGGGAGCTTCCACCCGTTCGAGAGGGCGTAGGTGTTCGAGTTGGACCACTGGCTCATCTGGTAATAACCGCGGTAGCCGAAGAAGGTGTCGCCTCGGTTCAGAGCGGTCGACATGCCGCTGATCCACGGCGACTGAAAGACGGTGTCCACGGCGGTGTAGCCCTCATGGAACGCCATGTTCCGGACGCTCCGGCCGGCCTCGATGCAGCTTGGGCCGGATGTGGTCGGGTCGCCCACGACCGCGCCGCGCGGGAACCATGTCGTATCGGTCATGTACGGATCGCGCTCGTAGCCGATGATCTTGCGCACGATGATGGAAAGCTCGGCCATCGTGCTGTAGGAAAGGCGGCCGACGTGGACGTCGGGAAGGTAGTCCCCGCCGGCGAGCTGCGCGTAGGGGAGATCCCCGCAGCCGTTGTATCCGCTCATCGATTCGTACCACGTCGGCATCACATCGGCGTCGCCGACGAGCACGACGTACTCGAGCGAGACGTTCGGATCGTTGTACACATTCTGGATGTAGCTCTTGATCTGGCTCGAGGTGGTTCCGGTCTGTGCGGTCGTCA is a window of Candidatus Eisenbacteria bacterium DNA encoding:
- a CDS encoding carboxypeptidase regulatory-like domain-containing protein, which encodes MRRVAVGLLIAVGLIASLAVGAPTDPLAEPIGSGPEIRLTSADGGEVRFVVEVPDIGRTDVDFGLRSFQAIEIPGCGYEGREGEPAIPVFSRLIAVPEGAAVRVRSTRLDEETQTGVLLLPVQPGSESEPSPFAYDADAYAREVPDDGVDVIVGEPAMFRDLRVVPLTFRPIRYDPASRTLKIARRLDVEVSIEGGAPSKAAVAAKPIPSSFDAAYEELVLNYEALFPQRDVAPGTILAIAANNQAVLDTLASWVEWRKRKGWPVTLVTTAQTGTTSSQIKSYIQNVYNDPNVSLEYVVLVGDADVMPTWYESMSGYNGCGDLPYAQLAGGDYLPDVHVGRLSYSTMAELSIIVRKIIGYERDPYMTDTTWFPRGAVVGDPTTSGPSCIEAGRSVRNMAFHEGYTAVDTVFQSPWISGMSTALNRGDTFFGYRGYYQMSQWSNSNTYALSNGWKLPFVVIITCDTGTFASGTSRSEGFLRAGSLGTPITMKGGIGAIGMATLGTHTRYNNCLYYGIFHGLLRQKLYTMGAALDRGRLELYLNYNSSQPNTAHWTSHWMNLMGDPAVDIWTGVPATVDVAHSSTLAIGANSIIVSVTQGGSPVADAVVCAWKGSETYSVGYTKENGTVELPLSNTTSGSMLLTVTKHNVKAYLGTVTISGNNHVGAVAVQVDDDASGGSSGNGDGIVNPNETIELKVQLRNYAASSATSVTAVLTEDDPFVAILDNSEDFGTIPAAGTAWCAEDFDFVVAPGCPHGHVIRFGLDASSPQGNWHSLVEVDVVAPALAAENWTFFNDGGNGPDPGETVQLQVTLRNNGGATATGTSGTLISLSPKLTVTDASGTFGTITAGNTGTNSADRFAFSVASDTYDGYPADFLLITNFNGGAIDTATFGFTIGQVTSIDPTGPDRYGYLAFENTDTGYPEAPTYSWIEIDPSQGGGGTQVVLNDTGDGMDAAVLVNLPFPFRYYGEEYTQATICSNGWISMGPSFSVAYRNWTIPGAGGPDAMLAVFWDDLYVDASSRVFQKYDAANHRWIVEWKQMRQSYGNYVETFQAILYDPAHHPTGTGDGIIVYQYQTITNYDPTDGYATVGIENHDQSDGVLITFFNRYSGGATTLAAGRAIKFLPLRDFSAGTLQGTIYNELNGNTPLEGAQATVLGADRSFTSGEGGLYSGSVPPGTYTVVASRAGFAPDTVTNVVIVEGGTTVRDFYLADIAGPAIVTTPHASTDDTLGPYVIPVTLSDPSGIDEKILYWRTNWDATEYPVPLVWVDGNNYEAEIPGQPYPTVVQYYVYATDGVGLAAVDPSGAPSLVHQFSVFPIETVMDDEFETHQGWTVGAADDNATSGIWVRAVPVGTTYSGYTVQPDSDYTAPPGAMCYVTGNANPGDPAGTNDVDNGKTTLFSPVFDLQGYNNASVSYAVWYTNNIGSNPNEDSWLVQATDNGSSWTDLENTTASTNAWVVRDFPLEGLINLTSAVRFRFVASDNGSGSLVEAAVDDFLLTASSAIETGVADRPPEVARTGLEPCRPNPFNPETAITFHMASAGIASLRIYDVSGRLVRTLFDGRAEAGAHDLRWDGRSDSGRSAGSGIYFVRLEAPGFLQIRQMALVR
- a CDS encoding glycogen/starch/alpha-glucan phosphorylase, with product LLRRVMDGLNSDLFSPHEPGLFKWIFQRIVDQGDYYFHLADLPSYIDRQKDVEKTYLAPPLWREKAILNVARIGRFSSDRTVREYAAEIWKIRSY
- a CDS encoding site-2 protease family protein — protein: MKWSWKVGTYAGIGVFIHVTFFLLLGWLALSYWAASRSLVAVASGVGFFLLLFLSVVLHEYGHALTARRYGIRTRDIILLPIGGVARLERIPEDPRQELWVALAGPAVNVGIAALLGFALFATGGWEPWSGIGTTRGPFLERLLFVNVFLVLFNMIPAFPMDGGRVLRALLAMRMEYTRATQTAASIGQALALVFGFVGLFTNPFLILIALFVWLGASQEASMVQMKSALHGIPVRRVMLTDFRTLSAGDSLALAIEATIAGSQKDFPVVENGRISGILTQDGLFKALAERGKETPVSEVMDRSFQTAHPSDLMQSVFLRLQECRCHSLPIVQGETLVGLLTMENLGEFLGIQTALAR